One genomic region from Bacillota bacterium encodes:
- a CDS encoding sodium/solute symporter (Members of the Solute:Sodium Symporter (SSS), TC 2.A.21 as described in tcdb.org, catalyze solute:Na+ symport. Known solutes for members of the family include sugars, amino acids, nucleosides, inositols, vitamins, urea or anions, depending on the system.) yields the protein MYLVGMLVIGWFASKSASKGMLEHGLGGRSMHPLLIAFSYIASSTSASIYMGEPAMAYHIGWPAFWVTIAIIPGMVIPALLLTSRLRKYSLRLDTMTIPSYLGERYGSDAVRVILALVIVIFYTFPLMAQYKGASILFESILGIPSTVGLVLFTLIVGFYVAVGGFRAVVWTDAIQAIPMLIFSAVLIGVCYVWVGGLSGLNAQLQQIDPTLMGVFDAEVFTPAGVIGSYIFWFIVFISNPYLSIRFMAIRDTGKRSMGTFLIATLLMATLINSNYFIGLVGRVALPGLADADYATIQMAINFLPAFIAAFMMIGIVSAMMSTIDSILLVVGTAVSEDIYRRTINKAAPDKLVLLITRLTIIAVTLVVFGLSIAKPPEFLFIIMNIGLSGVGIAVASPLLVGLFWDKASKAGALASIVVGVCLYSYLILFTPTNFWVTVGIGAVTGLVVMIAVSAVTAPPSDEILDKLKS from the coding sequence GTGTATCTCGTTGGAATGCTCGTGATCGGGTGGTTTGCGTCTAAGAGTGCTAGTAAAGGCATGCTGGAGCATGGTTTGGGTGGTCGTTCGATGCACCCGCTCTTGATTGCGTTTTCTTATATTGCATCTTCAACCAGCGCGTCAATCTACATGGGTGAACCTGCCATGGCATATCACATTGGGTGGCCGGCTTTCTGGGTTACAATAGCGATCATACCAGGAATGGTAATCCCTGCGCTTCTTCTCACTAGTAGACTTAGGAAGTATAGCCTTCGTTTGGATACGATGACCATCCCGAGTTATCTAGGAGAGCGATATGGAAGTGATGCTGTAAGAGTTATCTTGGCTCTCGTGATTGTTATCTTTTACACGTTTCCTTTGATGGCTCAATACAAAGGAGCCTCGATTTTATTTGAGTCAATACTTGGAATTCCTTCAACGGTGGGTTTGGTGCTCTTTACGCTTATCGTAGGGTTTTATGTAGCAGTCGGGGGGTTCCGAGCGGTGGTTTGGACTGATGCCATCCAAGCAATACCTATGTTAATTTTTTCCGCAGTTTTGATTGGGGTTTGTTACGTTTGGGTGGGAGGGCTATCTGGCCTCAACGCTCAGCTTCAACAGATTGACCCCACTTTAATGGGTGTTTTCGACGCGGAAGTGTTCACTCCGGCTGGAGTAATTGGTAGCTATATATTTTGGTTCATCGTATTCATTTCCAACCCTTATCTGAGCATTAGGTTTATGGCAATAAGAGATACCGGCAAGAGGAGTATGGGTACTTTTCTTATAGCCACACTGCTCATGGCCACATTGATAAATTCCAACTATTTCATCGGTCTTGTGGGAAGAGTCGCATTGCCTGGATTGGCGGATGCTGATTATGCCACTATCCAAATGGCCATCAATTTCCTGCCAGCCTTTATAGCTGCCTTCATGATGATTGGCATAGTATCGGCGATGATGTCAACTATCGACTCTATTTTGCTTGTAGTGGGTACTGCGGTGTCAGAAGATATATATCGTAGAACAATCAATAAAGCTGCGCCCGATAAGCTGGTATTGTTAATAACAAGACTAACAATTATCGCCGTCACCCTCGTAGTTTTCGGTCTATCTATTGCTAAACCTCCAGAGTTTCTTTTCATCATAATGAATATCGGTCTTTCGGGTGTGGGTATTGCAGTAGCTTCTCCACTTCTCGTGGGATTGTTTTGGGATAAGGCAAGCAAAGCAGGGGCACTGGCTTCAATTGTTGTAGGCGTTTGTTTATACTCATACTTGATCTTGTTTACGCCAACGAACTTTTGGGTTACCGTTGGTATTGGTGCTGTAACAGGATTGGTGGTTATGATAGCAGTCAGCGCCGTAACTGCACCTCCTTCAGATGAGATCTTGGATAAGCTGAAGTCATAA
- the speB gene encoding agmatinase: protein MTIMRERKVRFLQRLNLPFTGIPSFCRLPVVTDFEELDVDVAIVGIPYDLGCQYRSGARMGPRAVRNASTLYSLVDVGYYDHELDEYLLKGVRMVDCGDSDIIHGDPRQCLDNAETMIRKILAKGAMPVVIGGDHAITIPVLRAYEGQDPFVLVQLDAHLDFVDIRHGVTEGHGSPIRRASEMKHISGIAQLGIRGPGSSRHEDFDSARDHGCILFGVRQFREQGLENVLAQIPKSERYYVTMDCDALDPSLAPGTGTPSPGGFDYYEVVDILRGIARMGDVVGFDFVEVAPQYDPTEVTPQVASRIILDFLGAIFLEKQRREC from the coding sequence ATGACCATAATGAGAGAAAGGAAGGTGCGCTTTTTGCAGAGACTAAATCTGCCGTTTACGGGAATTCCATCATTCTGTCGTTTGCCGGTGGTGACGGATTTTGAAGAACTCGACGTTGATGTGGCAATAGTGGGTATTCCCTATGACCTGGGTTGCCAGTATCGTTCAGGTGCACGCATGGGACCACGTGCAGTGCGAAATGCCTCAACTTTGTACTCCCTTGTGGATGTAGGTTACTATGATCACGAACTGGACGAGTATCTCTTGAAAGGCGTCAGAATGGTTGACTGTGGAGATAGCGATATTATTCATGGTGATCCCAGACAGTGTCTTGACAATGCGGAGACTATGATCAGGAAGATTTTGGCCAAGGGAGCTATGCCCGTGGTGATCGGCGGTGACCATGCCATTACGATACCCGTCCTTAGAGCATATGAAGGGCAGGACCCTTTTGTATTGGTCCAGTTAGACGCCCATCTCGATTTTGTTGATATTAGGCACGGAGTAACTGAGGGTCATGGCAGCCCGATCCGTCGTGCCAGCGAAATGAAGCATATAAGTGGGATCGCACAGTTGGGGATTAGGGGGCCAGGTTCCAGTCGACATGAAGACTTCGATTCAGCTCGAGATCACGGTTGTATACTGTTTGGTGTTCGGCAGTTCCGTGAACAGGGACTGGAAAATGTTCTTGCCCAAATACCCAAGTCTGAAAGGTACTATGTGACTATGGACTGTGATGCACTTGATCCTTCACTGGCTCCAGGAACAGGAACACCCTCACCTGGCGGTTTTGATTACTATGAAGTGGTCGACATACTTCGCGGTATTGCGCGAATGGGTGATGTTGTAGGTTTTGACTTCGTGGAAGTAGCTCCTCAGTATGATCCGACTGAGGTTACTCCGCAAGTTGCGTCCAGAATAATATTGGATTTCTTGGGTGCAATCTTTTTGGAGAAACAACGACGTGAGTGTTAG
- a CDS encoding homoserine dehydrogenase has translation MLKDRINIGMMGLGTVGSAVVRVVTGNRESIERKAGARLAISKVLVRDLAKPRRVSLPPGTLTQDPDDILANPGIDLVLELMGGLNPAREYIVRALESGRPVVTANKEVMATSGHDVFEAARAGGTGVHFEASVAGAIPIIGPLKQSLAANRITEIRGILNGTCNYILSRMREKSDEMGAALRAAQEMGYAEADPSDDIMGHDTARKLAILASIAFGSRVTPSHIYTEGITGVAQEDMLYGDELGWTLRLLGITRCEGGSLEARVHPAFLPRNHPLSAVHGAYNAICVVGDASGEVMFHGQGAGGLPTASSVVADVIEAVQNLRRGSTGVGCTCHRSRPVKNMEDVITRYYVRVEVEDRPGVLAQVAGVFGGESISLQSVIQKRTIDHLAEIVFVTHRAREANIRRASSQIERLPFVSALRSLIRVEA, from the coding sequence ATGCTGAAGGACAGAATTAACATCGGCATGATGGGGCTGGGTACAGTTGGCTCCGCCGTGGTCAGGGTAGTCACTGGGAACCGGGAGAGCATTGAAAGAAAGGCCGGAGCCCGGCTGGCCATATCAAAGGTCCTGGTAAGGGACCTGGCCAAGCCTCGCAGGGTGTCGCTCCCCCCGGGGACCTTGACTCAGGACCCGGACGATATCCTTGCCAACCCCGGCATAGACCTCGTCTTGGAACTCATGGGGGGGTTAAACCCAGCCAGGGAGTACATTGTCAGGGCACTTGAGAGCGGCAGGCCTGTGGTGACCGCAAACAAGGAAGTGATGGCAACCTCCGGTCATGATGTGTTTGAGGCGGCAAGGGCGGGCGGCACGGGCGTTCACTTTGAGGCCAGCGTGGCAGGGGCCATCCCCATCATCGGCCCGCTGAAGCAGTCCCTGGCGGCGAACCGCATAACCGAGATCAGGGGCATCCTGAATGGGACCTGCAACTACATCCTTAGCCGCATGCGTGAGAAGAGTGACGAGATGGGGGCCGCGCTGAGAGCAGCCCAGGAAATGGGTTACGCCGAGGCCGATCCCTCCGATGACATCATGGGCCATGATACCGCCAGGAAGCTGGCCATACTAGCGTCCATAGCCTTCGGCAGCCGGGTGACGCCCTCTCATATCTACACCGAGGGGATCACCGGAGTCGCCCAGGAAGACATGTTGTACGGAGACGAGCTGGGCTGGACGCTGAGACTCCTGGGGATCACCAGGTGCGAGGGCGGGAGCCTGGAGGCCCGGGTCCACCCGGCATTCCTTCCCAGGAATCACCCTCTCTCGGCGGTGCACGGCGCCTACAACGCCATATGTGTGGTGGGAGATGCCTCGGGCGAGGTGATGTTCCACGGGCAGGGGGCAGGAGGGCTCCCCACCGCCAGCTCCGTGGTAGCTGACGTAATTGAAGCTGTTCAGAACCTGAGAAGGGGCTCGACCGGGGTGGGCTGCACCTGCCACCGGAGCAGGCCCGTCAAGAACATGGAGGATGTCATCACCCGGTACTACGTGCGGGTTGAAGTGGAGGACAGGCCCGGTGTCCTGGCCCAGGTTGCCGGGGTGTTTGGCGGGGAATCCATAAGCCTGCAGTCGGTGATCCAGAAGAGGACCATTGACCACCTGGCGGAAATCGTCTTTGTCACACACCGGGCCAGGGAGGCGAACATCCGGCGGGCCAGCAGCCAGATTGAGAGACTGCCCTTCGTTAGTGCCCTGAGGTCGCTCATCCGGGTAGAGGCGTAA
- a CDS encoding gamma-glutamyl-gamma-aminobutyrate hydrolase family protein (Members of this family of hydrolases with an active site Cys residue belong to MEROPS family C26.) — MRITVVNNERNRDDYSWLRRVREALVEIAPVMTKVVFWSDVSLAGIDQGSDGIILAGRVSHDWDMEEMKTYQAELELIRGTRRPLLGICAGHQLIALAYGGEIGPVKVINGQRSQVKGYLPCRVVKGDPLFQGLGGEITALEFHSDEVKSVPPDLEVLASGEACRVQVIRHRTRPVYGVQFHPEWHNPAYPDGRVLLANFLEMVKG, encoded by the coding sequence ATGAGGATAACGGTGGTTAACAACGAGAGGAACCGGGACGATTACAGCTGGCTCCGGCGGGTTAGAGAAGCGCTCGTTGAAATAGCCCCCGTCATGACCAAAGTGGTTTTCTGGAGTGATGTCTCCCTTGCCGGGATAGACCAGGGCTCGGATGGGATAATCCTCGCCGGCAGGGTGAGCCATGATTGGGACATGGAGGAGATGAAGACCTACCAGGCTGAACTCGAACTGATCCGGGGTACCCGCAGGCCTCTTTTGGGGATATGTGCTGGGCACCAGCTCATTGCCCTGGCCTATGGCGGCGAGATTGGCCCCGTGAAGGTTATCAACGGGCAACGATCCCAGGTAAAGGGCTACCTTCCGTGCAGGGTGGTAAAGGGTGACCCTCTCTTCCAGGGCCTCGGGGGAGAGATCACCGCCCTTGAGTTCCACAGTGACGAGGTAAAGTCGGTGCCCCCTGACCTGGAGGTCCTGGCTAGCGGCGAGGCCTGCAGGGTTCAGGTGATAAGGCACAGGACCAGGCCAGTCTACGGGGTGCAGTTCCACCCGGAGTGGCATAACCCTGCATATCCCGATGGGCGGGTCCTCCTGGCCAACTTCCTCGAGATGGTGAAGGGGTAG
- a CDS encoding Lrp/AsnC family transcriptional regulator, protein MYFKQIDEYEAKIIKLLQVDGRIPLSKLVKEIGLAEATIRKKLRRLINDNIILVTALGDVFALGFGAPAMIGIKADRRRVDEVARNLSKFPEVQFVAITTGQYHIYIRVNIEDISRLSEFLLERIMTVEGILDTDTFVIMKIYKETGQIGVGAES, encoded by the coding sequence ATGTATTTTAAACAGATAGATGAGTATGAAGCTAAAATTATAAAACTTCTTCAAGTTGATGGTAGAATTCCCCTTTCCAAGTTAGTTAAAGAAATCGGTTTGGCGGAAGCAACGATACGAAAGAAACTGAGAAGGCTGATAAACGATAATATTATTTTAGTAACAGCTTTAGGGGACGTTTTTGCACTTGGTTTTGGTGCTCCAGCCATGATAGGAATAAAAGCAGATAGGCGAAGAGTAGATGAAGTGGCTCGAAATTTATCCAAGTTCCCGGAGGTTCAATTCGTTGCAATAACAACTGGTCAGTACCATATATACATCAGGGTCAATATCGAGGACATATCGAGACTTTCCGAGTTTCTGCTTGAGAGAATCATGACGGTTGAAGGAATACTTGATACCGATACATTCGTCATCATGAAGATCTATAAAGAAACTGGCCAAATAGGAGTAGGCGCAGAGAGTTAA
- the rsgA gene encoding GTPase RsgA, with protein sequence MGFTGSSGVGKSTLINKLMNREVLATGEMRAGGKGRHTTTHRQMLVLPGGAMVIDTPGTREIQVAGADLSMSFQDIEELARSVTSGIAGMSPNPSALSRRP encoded by the coding sequence GTGGGGTTCACCGGGTCCTCAGGTGTGGGCAAGTCTACCCTGATAAACAAGCTCATGAATAGGGAAGTGCTGGCAACAGGGGAGATGAGGGCTGGAGGGAAGGGCAGGCACACTACAACTCACAGGCAGATGCTGGTGCTGCCCGGAGGCGCGATGGTCATCGATACCCCCGGCACGAGGGAGATCCAGGTGGCCGGCGCCGACCTGTCTATGTCCTTCCAGGACATTGAGGAGCTGGCGAGGAGTGTCACTTCCGGGATTGCCGGCATGAGTCCGAACCCAAGTGCGCTGTCAAGGAGGCCGTGA
- a CDS encoding cell wall-active antibiotics response protein, translated as MGRWILGIAVTLTGVSLLMNNLGFTDFEVGRLVWTYWPLLLVYWGLAAIVRAFRSSALPYGEALLGGVILVAGVLILGRNLGWFDASLAFLWRVFWPLVIVLLGLSLLKGSSRGSATQWAFMSGIQLGKQPWEPKNGSYVAVMGGVDLDLTRATIPDGDLYLDFTAFMGGADIKVPRDLSLTCEGWVFLGGLGFLGEESGGILASKRVEQRPETPSRSHVHIQGRAIMGGIDVKRVG; from the coding sequence TTGGGCCGGTGGATACTGGGGATCGCCGTGACGCTTACCGGTGTGAGTCTTCTCATGAACAACCTGGGCTTCACTGACTTCGAGGTGGGACGGCTCGTGTGGACCTACTGGCCTCTCCTGCTGGTCTACTGGGGCCTGGCCGCCATAGTACGGGCCTTCCGTAGTAGTGCCCTGCCCTACGGGGAGGCACTCCTGGGAGGGGTGATCCTGGTGGCCGGAGTGTTGATCCTCGGGCGTAACCTGGGCTGGTTTGACGCGAGCCTCGCCTTCCTGTGGAGGGTCTTCTGGCCCCTGGTCATCGTGCTCTTAGGCCTCAGCCTTCTGAAGGGCTCCAGTCGCGGCAGTGCCACGCAGTGGGCCTTCATGAGCGGTATCCAGCTGGGAAAGCAGCCGTGGGAACCCAAGAACGGCAGCTACGTGGCGGTCATGGGTGGAGTTGACCTGGACCTGACCAGGGCGACCATACCAGACGGGGACCTGTACCTTGACTTCACAGCCTTCATGGGGGGAGCGGACATCAAGGTGCCGCGCGACCTGTCCCTTACCTGCGAGGGGTGGGTCTTCCTAGGTGGCCTAGGCTTTCTCGGGGAGGAATCCGGTGGCATCCTGGCAAGCAAGCGGGTTGAACAGAGGCCGGAGACCCCTTCCCGCTCTCATGTCCACATTCAGGGCCGGGCCATAATGGGGGGAATCGATGTCAAACGGGTGGGATAG
- the thrC gene encoding threonine synthase produces the protein MGVWRGVIAEHREGLPVTGKTPLLGMAEGGTPLLEAPRLREYLGQAPRVYLKLEGMNPTGSFKDRGMVVAVAKALEEGSRMIMCASTGNTSASAAAYAARAGIKCAVLVPGGHIALGKLAQALSYGAKVLSIQGSFDDALAIVRDLCANYPVTLVNSVNPYRIEGQKTAAFEICDALGDAPDALLLPVGNAGNITAYWRGFCEYRGAGKAQSLPQMLGFQAAGASPLVLGRPVPNPETIATAIRIGNPASWEGAIRARDESGGLVEAVTDQEILEAYRLLASLEGIFAEPASAASVAGLVKLNRTGRLAHYSRVVCVLTGHGLKDPGIAMEMAVRPEEVPAALGAVAKALGLDRGGAS, from the coding sequence ATGGGAGTGTGGAGAGGGGTCATAGCCGAGCACCGGGAGGGCTTGCCCGTGACGGGTAAGACCCCGTTACTTGGAATGGCGGAAGGGGGCACGCCTCTCCTAGAGGCGCCGAGGCTTAGGGAGTACCTGGGGCAAGCCCCCAGGGTCTACCTCAAACTGGAGGGCATGAACCCCACCGGGTCCTTCAAGGACAGGGGGATGGTAGTAGCCGTGGCCAAGGCGCTGGAGGAGGGTTCACGCATGATCATGTGCGCCTCCACAGGGAACACGTCAGCCTCAGCGGCGGCCTATGCCGCCAGGGCGGGCATCAAGTGCGCCGTGCTGGTGCCCGGAGGCCACATTGCCCTGGGGAAACTGGCCCAGGCCCTGTCCTACGGCGCCAAGGTCCTCTCCATCCAGGGGAGTTTCGACGATGCGCTCGCCATTGTGCGGGACCTGTGCGCCAACTACCCTGTTACCCTGGTGAACTCCGTGAACCCCTACCGCATAGAGGGACAGAAGACTGCGGCTTTTGAGATATGTGATGCCCTGGGAGACGCCCCGGACGCCCTCCTCCTGCCGGTGGGGAATGCCGGGAACATAACCGCCTACTGGAGGGGCTTTTGCGAGTACCGGGGCGCCGGCAAGGCCCAATCCCTCCCGCAAATGCTGGGTTTCCAGGCCGCCGGGGCCTCCCCCCTGGTACTGGGACGGCCGGTGCCCAACCCCGAGACCATAGCCACGGCCATACGCATAGGCAACCCTGCCAGCTGGGAGGGCGCCATAAGGGCCAGGGATGAATCCGGCGGCCTGGTAGAGGCCGTGACCGACCAGGAGATCCTGGAAGCCTACAGGCTCCTGGCCTCCTTGGAGGGCATATTTGCCGAGCCGGCCTCGGCAGCCTCCGTGGCGGGACTTGTGAAACTGAACAGGACTGGCCGCCTGGCCCATTACTCCAGGGTAGTGTGCGTTCTGACTGGGCACGGCCTGAAGGATCCGGGTATCGCCATGGAGATGGCCGTCCGGCCCGAAGAGGTCCCTGCTGCCCTGGGAGCTGTCGCGAAGGCGTTAGGACTTGATCGGGGGGGAGCCTCATGA
- a CDS encoding ferritin family protein has product MRELLENALEFEREGHCHYKALAAGTRNALGKRLFEVLAEEELDHARRVETLYKAIQGGREPKALEASDRTPLEERMRECFLGLYPAERALDMDNVEGLETAMERERQGLKMYQRLLEATGGDQAGRAFLESLVEEEWEHLEALVNTYRYLTLTAQWFDEEESKRWNWMNT; this is encoded by the coding sequence TTGCGGGAACTGCTGGAGAACGCACTTGAGTTCGAACGCGAGGGACACTGTCACTACAAGGCTCTTGCGGCCGGCACCAGGAATGCCCTGGGAAAGAGGCTTTTTGAGGTTCTCGCTGAAGAGGAGCTGGACCATGCCCGGAGGGTTGAGACCCTCTACAAGGCCATCCAGGGGGGCCGCGAGCCCAAAGCCCTTGAGGCCAGTGACAGGACCCCGCTGGAAGAACGCATGAGAGAGTGCTTCCTGGGCCTTTACCCCGCGGAAAGGGCTCTTGACATGGATAACGTGGAGGGGCTGGAGACCGCCATGGAGCGGGAGCGCCAGGGTCTCAAGATGTACCAGCGATTGCTGGAGGCCACCGGGGGGGACCAAGCGGGCCGTGCCTTCCTGGAGTCCCTGGTGGAAGAGGAATGGGAGCACTTGGAGGCGCTTGTCAACACCTATCGCTATCTCACCCTGACCGCCCAGTGGTTCGATGAAGAAGAGAGCAAACGGTGGAACTGGATGAACACCTAA
- a CDS encoding aspartate kinase: MRVRVKVPATTANLGPGFDVLGMALELYNYLEVEKAPAGLEIAIEGEGAGTLPRDSSNLVVRAMDTVFERVGKRPRGMRIWLKNHIPLARGLGSSAAAVVAGLVGANLLLGEPLDKGDLLDMAVSIEGHPDNVTPALFGGLVVCLPDSKSLRYVRIPVPAAVRVLVAVPDMTLPTREARGVLPAQVSMADAVFNVGRAACLVGAILTRNRSMLGVAMQDRLHQPYRRALVPGMADAMEGALRAGALGVALSGAGPSLLAFVQEGDEAHGVVRAMEAAFRDNDVNARVFHVAPDLFGARGSTREALWPYRLVVHKYGGTSVADAGRIRAVARRVARERDQGNDVVVVVSAMGDSTDRLLDLAAQVSSGRTEREMDMLLSTGEQVSIALLSMAIQDLGHAAVSLTGAQVGIYTDPRYTRAKILGVDRQHVMAHLDEGKVVVVAGFQGVSESGDITTLGRGGSDTTAVALAGALGASLCEIYTDVDGVYTADPNLVPSARKIEELSYDEMSEMATLGARVLQPRAVEFARKYGMTLHVRSSFVEDQGTMVRGMEQMMEKVLIRAVTHSTDEVKVVVEGVPDRPGVAAKLFSALADKSVRVDMILQSMRRDGRNDIAFTVAREDSGTALAAAEGVALELGAWGAHSEDNIAKVSVVGAGISRDVQVAADMFDALAKEGINIDMISTSGIRISCIIPRNRVHDAVRALHARFRLDEE, from the coding sequence ATGAGGGTAAGGGTGAAGGTGCCTGCCACAACAGCCAACCTGGGGCCGGGTTTCGATGTCCTGGGCATGGCCCTGGAACTCTATAACTACCTGGAGGTAGAGAAGGCGCCTGCGGGACTGGAGATTGCCATTGAGGGAGAGGGGGCTGGCACGCTCCCCCGGGATTCCTCTAACCTTGTGGTCCGCGCAATGGATACTGTGTTTGAGAGAGTAGGCAAGAGGCCCCGCGGCATGAGGATATGGTTAAAGAATCACATCCCCCTGGCCAGGGGCCTCGGAAGCAGTGCCGCTGCTGTTGTTGCAGGGCTGGTAGGAGCCAACCTGCTCTTGGGGGAGCCACTGGACAAGGGAGATCTCTTGGACATGGCCGTGTCCATTGAGGGTCACCCGGATAACGTTACCCCCGCCCTCTTCGGGGGGCTCGTGGTGTGTCTCCCGGATTCCAAGAGTCTGCGGTACGTGAGGATCCCAGTGCCCGCCGCCGTAAGGGTTCTGGTGGCAGTACCCGACATGACCCTTCCCACCCGGGAGGCCCGCGGGGTGCTTCCTGCCCAGGTCAGCATGGCCGACGCTGTGTTCAACGTGGGGCGGGCGGCGTGCCTGGTGGGGGCCATCCTCACCCGCAACCGTTCCATGCTCGGGGTGGCAATGCAGGACCGCCTCCACCAGCCCTACAGGCGGGCGCTGGTCCCAGGAATGGCAGATGCCATGGAGGGTGCCCTCAGGGCCGGGGCTCTAGGGGTAGCCTTGAGCGGGGCCGGGCCGTCCCTCTTGGCCTTTGTGCAGGAAGGGGATGAGGCCCATGGGGTAGTACGGGCAATGGAGGCTGCCTTCCGGGACAATGATGTGAATGCCAGGGTGTTCCACGTGGCTCCCGACCTCTTTGGCGCCCGGGGCTCCACCCGGGAGGCTTTATGGCCGTACAGGCTGGTGGTCCATAAGTACGGCGGCACCTCCGTGGCTGACGCCGGCAGGATCCGGGCTGTGGCCAGGAGGGTCGCCCGGGAGAGGGACCAGGGCAATGATGTGGTGGTAGTGGTGTCCGCCATGGGTGACAGCACTGACCGCCTTCTGGACCTGGCGGCCCAGGTGTCATCGGGGCGGACCGAGAGGGAGATGGACATGCTGCTGTCCACGGGAGAGCAGGTTTCCATCGCTCTGCTATCCATGGCAATACAGGACCTGGGCCACGCCGCCGTGTCTCTCACTGGGGCGCAGGTGGGGATCTACACAGACCCAAGGTACACGAGGGCAAAGATCCTTGGTGTTGACCGGCAGCACGTCATGGCACACCTGGACGAGGGAAAGGTCGTAGTGGTGGCTGGGTTCCAGGGGGTATCCGAGTCCGGCGACATAACTACGCTGGGGCGTGGGGGGTCGGACACTACCGCGGTAGCCCTGGCAGGGGCGCTGGGAGCCTCCCTCTGCGAGATCTACACGGACGTTGACGGAGTCTACACCGCCGACCCGAACCTGGTCCCCAGCGCCCGGAAGATAGAGGAACTCTCCTATGACGAGATGTCAGAGATGGCCACCCTGGGAGCCAGGGTGTTGCAGCCCAGGGCCGTGGAGTTCGCCCGGAAGTACGGGATGACCCTGCATGTAAGGTCCAGCTTTGTGGAGGACCAGGGGACCATGGTGAGGGGGATGGAGCAGATGATGGAGAAGGTGCTGATCAGGGCGGTCACTCACAGTACGGACGAGGTGAAGGTAGTGGTGGAGGGGGTTCCTGACAGGCCTGGCGTTGCCGCCAAACTCTTCTCCGCCCTGGCCGACAAGTCTGTGAGGGTGGACATGATCCTGCAGAGCATGAGGCGGGACGGGAGAAACGATATCGCCTTCACAGTGGCCAGGGAGGATTCCGGTACGGCCTTGGCCGCCGCGGAGGGGGTTGCCCTGGAGCTGGGAGCCTGGGGGGCCCATTCTGAGGACAACATCGCCAAGGTGTCTGTGGTGGGCGCCGGCATATCCAGGGACGTCCAGGTAGCCGCGGACATGTTCGACGCCCTGGCCAAAGAGGGCATCAACATTGACATGATTAGCACTTCCGGCATAAGGATATCCTGCATCATCCCGAGGAACCGGGTGCACGATGCGGTGAGGGCGCTTCATGCCAGGTTCCGCCTGGACGAGGAGTAA